In Plasmodium gaboni strain SY75 chromosome 8, whole genome shotgun sequence, one DNA window encodes the following:
- a CDS encoding hypothetical protein (conserved Plasmodium protein, unknown function) — translation MLIHENKTCNPDAIKYLRIDYNPNIFSPQYICQKKYVHKQKDEIFKKEKTISHKNYEPKYYSNDIKKKGNIKIYKSNDIYKNVDNNQNYLYKEKKIINKKKCTNQNDEIGRNKKTYMLSKKVDNTNETKKKEKMPLEKYTTERLILIKHNKKDIKKECVQKKNIKVANKNNNMNIKKNNELQSSFIINNKTEKLFFKKEKVIISQKIKEQKQKKIKNIENLNNSSYLKKGTKKKHMIQTKQYCNNEKIKDISYGEINKKDKLKKTHIIKEQENINNNYIFNNKKEIIKTNNISRIKSNQNVDNKNNMKKVIYNDFIELYPITNIKEKTKINNTLNNTEKTKKYQALKNNIKKIKAQINKQNDIYKNIFICEQINKNNQTSKYINKKVTVKNKNIINNMNDKIKYPILTQYNKATLQTNNMSNHNEYVNQDKIKKNNNLSPTKKKYNNINVNVNKIKNKDVYTHNRHLNEEPHIIKSQESILYDLINKKKNKVKIKKFLQNSDNENNISDLIIQEEKKKKIKKSLKRKFIHFNISSLNDIKIKSYKNNNQDKHYNHNIFHVLLKNKKRKIQTNKPNETINIIKKDNCNIKYIIQKKIQSNTYKNNSHKDININVKKKENANHMIYDHYNILCNQNIKKNNILYPEGINQKQETKCHNISDTYQVYKKENQNRNVCIKYKNIYTYNDKKGKNILLHLNNDDEEIYKKNINMNKYKNGDCSAYQKKQHDVMSTRIKNNSNYIITSDKNIKADQKNLKSLNFYKQIQNVNNHLSYNMVSNIKTNISNIYEKNKTYNKHINNYNEYNKIDPLSFNIIEQPNDLEKKKNHSSNINKYRHLYNNIHINMNINKIEDNNIKEKKKLYYKMLSEQHKGIKNEFIELKPKDQNKNKINQINKDKKIYIYTPIKKRIQKKYIYIYDKRKIINKKHQSIIIIVNKFKIKENNLLLFLNKMKLNKYTLDVKNDIDIQNNNILNKKYSYISCIEYNKYILYIKKMYLYFLILLIRRNKMEENKKSLNNSISIKKKYNNNLIINIYNRPINVIKHMVLYKIYIFRFTYIIQTIYINKKKITYIYKTKKETITNYIVNKSIIYNSYNKKIQKKKKKININIIKDNKINHMIIQNKNIMIDKRIYINIYIIKYNNINKIYIIIVKKNIFFLKIIFINIYNIYNIYYKKYYIYIISINIMHFHRINKSLKSNNQIRCYQYGDIKCDIKKGKKKERKDKIYIYYIYCIYCIYYIYFIYYIYFIYLYNFYIINHPLFFLYNQDVVVHYKHTYNIFTNKIDRHRHLNIVVIYNRGLINFFFLIYIQNKKKKKKTIHIFWTIKFIYTCGDLYKKISSMNYKIFNQISIERKTCKNVRNIKNICSYNNQLFYNILYLKHINKDEEYIKNINTYKIYKQKKKKIFKEINIYNHTHTNIQTICRKDDITKNLNKRLEEIKKYISFFIQRTNLEHIQKYISYNIMNHNNILRTKKNIYIIRKNKNMRAHTKKRNNKKKNIERNVYQNIYDNIYDNIYDNIYDNIYDNIYDNIYDNIYDNIYDNIYNNIYDNIYNNIYQNFNKQINNKIKNYINKVTNKTIKKRIKKIINKRIHNQLNKKIKKIFNKIINNITNKTINKTVHKNINNILYKKIKNKIFNKNVNNTRNKIIYKNINNNILYKHINNINNNIINNHINKTTNKIINHNIVKETTTSTIKGTTYEHLQHDISIIKKDIKKIMKKMKKKKRKNNTYHMKKKNIIQPGEYKTNLTLDNLINTHLVLEKIKNMNHTYNNLNIIININNDLNKNVYTPNLQTTKPNVIEYTKNILEKKKKKNPYKFKNEILNIVDKRNKKHINSIIIKSVLNEKKNKKNIYQNNLSFEKLYIKKNKYINDMTVKNNNIQQGEQIYNVLRMILMNKKLNNINNNNNNNIDNFKVLTKTNQEDSQITIIDKEENKNNHHFKTEEHNKMIKYKCDHNLFLRINNKNKIIKNNKSNFSSLRKIHSNNIQNIQCDNIKIKKKKISLEKIFLKEYKKYIKPKKKNKIKMNCKNKVFSKLNNLRIFKKKEKLNNIIKDILTHEKNIKKKIKQILNKEIVNKIVHNHIKNNNNNEKKMIHKYLYTNFQNDHIPTNCYDQNIKHINKNNNNNQSVTQKQNYQNNHLNKQIQTKENINKFMNTKRVTLNHNLANKRAFFNATEKKIYINDDVTEDFLAHVDDYASTIIVEGKEKKFKFDQFSRDADDISNFFSLS, via the coding sequence ATGTTGATACATGAAAACAAAACATGCAATCCTGATGctataaaatatttacgAATCGATTATAATCCCAACATTTTTTCACCtcaatatatatgtcaAAAAAAATACGTACATAAGCAAAAGGATGAgatatttaaaaaagaaaaaactatatcacataaaaattatgaacctaaatattatagtaatgatataaaaaaaaagggtaatattaaaatatataaaagtaatgatatatataaaaatgtagaTAATAACCagaattatttatataaagaaaaaaaaattattaataaaaaaaaatgtacaAATCAAAATGATGAGATAggaagaaataaaaaaacatacATGTTATCAAAAAAGGTTGATAATACAAatgaaacaaaaaaaaaagaaaaaatgcctcttgaaaaatatacaaCAGAAAGGCTTATACTAattaaacataataaaaaagatataaaaaaggaatgtgtccaaaaaaaaaatatcaaagtagcaaataaaaataataatatgaatattaaaaaaaataatgaacTCCAATCTAGctttataataaacaatAAGACAGAAAAATTGTTTTTCAAAAAGGAAAAAGTAATAATTAgtcaaaaaataaaagaacaaaaacaaaaaaaaatcaaaaacatcgaaaatttaaataattcttcTTATCTTAAGAAAGgtacaaaaaaaaaacatatgATACAGACAAAACAATATTgtaataatgaaaaaataaaagatatatcatatggagaaataaacaaaaaagataaattaaaaaaaactCATATAATCAAAGAacaagaaaatataaataataattatatattcaacaacaaaaaagaaataataaaaactaataatatatcaagAATAAAAAGTAATCAAAATGTtgataacaaaaataatatgaaaaaagttatatataatgattttatagaattatatcctataacaaatataaaagaaaaaacaaaaattaataaCACCCTTAATAACACAGAAAAGACAAAGAAATATCAAGCCCtcaaaaataatattaaaaaaattaaggcacaaataaataagcaaaatgatatttataaaaatatattcatatgtgaacaaattaataagaataatCAAACGtctaaatatataaataaaaaagttacggttaaaaataaaaatataataaataatatgaatgataaaataaaatatccTATACTCAcacaatataataaagcTACATTacaaacaaataatatgtCTAATCATAATGAATATGTTAATCAAgacaaaataaaaaaaaataataatttatcaccaacaaaaaaaaaatataataatataaatgtaaatgtaaataaaataaaaaataaagatgtTTATACACATAATCGTCATCTCAATGAAGAGCCTCATATTATAAAGAGCCAAGAAAGTATATTATACgatttaataaataaaaaaaaaaacaaagtgaaaataaaaaaattcttaCAAAATTCAGACAATGAAAACAATATAAGTgatttaataattcaagaagaaaaaaaaaaaaaaattaaaaaatcaCTCAAGAGAaaatttatacattttaatatatcttcactaaatgatattaaaataaaatcatataaaaataacaatcAAGACAAAcattataatcataatatcTTTCATGTACTattaaaaaacaaaaaaagaaaaattcAAACAAATAAACCTAATGAAACaatcaatataataaaaaaagacaactgcaacataaaatatataatacaaaaaaaaattcaaagtaatacatataaaaataattcacacaaagatattaatataaatgtaaaaaaaaaagaaaatgcTAATCATATGATCTATGATCactataatattttatgtaatcaaaacataaaaaaaaataatattttatatccAGAAGGTATAAATCAGAAGCAAGAAACAAAATGTCATAATATCTCAGACACATATCAagtttataaaaaagaaaatcaAAATAGAAACGTATGTATTaagtataaaaatatatatacatataatgacaaaaaaggaaaaaacatattattacatttaaataatgatgatgaagaaatatataagaaaaacattaacatgaataaatataaaaatggtGATTGTTCAGCatatcaaaaaaaacaaCACGATGTCATGTCCACtagaattaaaaataattctaattatataattacatcagataaaaatattaaagcAGATCAGAAGAATTTAAAAAGTTTGAACttttataaacaaatacaaaatgtaaataatcatctatcatataatatggtttcaaatataaaaaccaatatttcaaatatatatgaaaagaataaaacatataataaacacataaataattacaatgaatataataaaatagatccattatcttttaatattatagaaCAACCAAATGATctagaaaaaaaaaaaaatcactcatccaatataaataaatatagacatttatataacaatatacACATTAACATGAATATCAATAAAATAGAAGATAACAatataaaggaaaaaaaaaaattatattataaaatgttgTCGGAGCAACATAAGGgtattaaaaatgaattcATCGAACTGAAACCAAAAgatcaaaataaaaataaaattaatcaaattaataaagataaaaaaatatatatatatacaccaataaaaaaaagaatacaaaaaaaatatatttatatatatgacaaaagaaaaataataaacaaaaaacaTCAGtctattattataatagtaaataaatttaaaattaaagaaaataacttattattatttttaaacaaaatgaagttaaataaatatacacTCGATGTCAAGAATGATATAGAcattcaaaataataatattttaaataaaaaatattcatatatttcatgtatagaatataataaatatattttgtatataaaaaaaatgtacttatattttttaattcttttaataagAAGGAACAAAATGgaagaaaacaaaaaaagtttaaataattctattagtataaaaaaaaaatataataataatttaattattaatatatataatagacctataaatgtaataaaacatatggtgctatataaaatatacatatttaggttcacatatataatacaaacaatatatataaacaaaaaaaaaattacatatatatacaaaacaaaaaaagaGACTATCACAAATTATATTGTAAATAAatctataatatataatagttataataaaaaaattcaaaagaaaaaaaaaaaaattaatatcaatataataaaagacaataaaataaatcatatgataattcaaaataaaaatattatgatagacaagagaatatatattaatatatacataattaaatacaataatataaacaaaatatatattatcattgtaaaaaaaaatatattctttctaaaaattatatttattaatatatataatatatataatatatattataaaaagtattatatatatattataagtataaatataatgcACTTCCACagaataaataaatctCTTAAAAGTAATAATCAGATTAGGTGTTATCAATATGGAGACATAAAATGtgatattaaaaaaggaaagaaaaaagaaaggaaagacaaaatatatatatattatatatattgtatatattgtatatattatatatattttatatattatatatattttatatatttatataatttttatattataaatcatccacttttctttttatataaccAAGATGTAGTAGTACATTATAAACacacatataatattttcacaaataaaattgatAGACATAGACATCTGAATATAgttgttatatataataggggacttataaattttttttttttaatatatattcaaaataaaaaaaaaaaaaaaaaaacaattcACATATTCTGGACTAtcaaatttatttatacatgTGGTGacttatataaaaaaattagtTCTATGaattacaaaatatttaatcAAATATCAATAGAAAGAAAAACTTGTAAAAACGTAAgaaacataaaaaatatatgttcatataaCAATCAGttattttataacatattatacttaaaacatataaataaagatgaagaatatatcaaaaatataaatacatataaaatatacaaacaaaaaaaaaaaaaaatttttaaggaaataaatatatacaacCATACACACACAAACATACAAACTATATGTAGAAAAGATgatataacaaaaaatttGAATAAAAGGTTGgaagaaattaaaaaatatatttccttttttattcaAAGAACAAATCTTGAGCatattcaaaaatatatatcttataatattatgaatcataataatatattaagaacaaaaaaaaatatatatattataagaaaaaataaaaatatgagggcacatacaaaaaaaagaaataataaaaaaaaaaatatagaaagaaatgtatatcaaaatatatatgataatatatatgacaatatatatgacaatatatatgacaatatatatgacaatatatatgacaatatatatgacaatatatatgacaatatatatgacaatatatataacaatatatatgacaatatatataacaatatatatcaaaattttaataaacaaattaataataagattaaaaattatatcaaTAAAGTTACAAATAAgacaataaaaaaaaggattaaaaaaattataaataaaagaatacATAACCAGctgaataaaaaaattaaaaagatcttcaacaaaataataaataatataacaaataagacaataaataaaactgtacataaaaatataaataatatattatataaaaaaataaaaaacaaaatttttaataaaaatgtaaataatacaagaaataaaataatatataaaaatataaataataatatattatataaacacataaacaatataaacaacaatattataaataatcatataaataagacAACAAACAAAATAATCAATCATAATATCGTAAAAGAAACAACAACATCTACAATAAAAGGTACAACATATGAACACCTACAACATGATATTTctataataaaaaaagatatcaaaaaaataatgaaaaaaatgaaaaagaagaaaagaaaaaataatacatatcatatgaaaaaaaaaaatataatacaacCGGGGgaatataaaacaaatcTAACATTAGACAACTTAATAAATACACATTTGgtattagaaaaaataaaaaatatgaatcatacatataataatttaaatataattataaatataaataatgatttaaataaaaatgtatatacaCCTAACCTTCAAACAACAAAACCAAATGTAATagaatatacaaaaaatatactagaaaaaaaaaaaaagaagaacccttataaatttaaaaatgaaatattaaatatagtagacaaaagaaacaaaaaacATATCAATagtataataataaaatcagtcttaaatgaaaagaaaaataaaaaaaatatatatcaaaacAATCTATCatttgaaaaattatatataaaaaaaaataagtacataaatgatatgactgtaaaaaataataatatacaacAAGGCgaacaaatatataatgtattaAGAATGATTCTtatgaacaaaaaattaaataatattaataataataataataataatattgataattTTAAAGTGCTGACAAAAACAAATCAAGAAGACTCTCAAATCACAATTATAGATAAGgaagaaaacaaaaataacCATCACTTCAAAACAGAAGAACACaacaaaatgataaaatataaatgtgatcataatttattcttaagaataaataacaaaaataaaataataaaaaataataaatccAATTTTTCATCCTTAAGAAAAATACATAGcaataatatacaaaacATACAATGTGATAATATCaagataaaaaagaaaaaaataagtctagaaaaaatatttcttaaagaatataagaaatatatcaaaccaaaaaaaaaaaacaaaattaaaatgaatTGTAAAAATAAGGTATTTTCCAAATTAAATAACCTAAGaatctttaaaaaaaaagaaaaactcaataatattattaagGATATCTTAACacatgaaaaaaatattaaaaaaaaaataaaacaaatattaaacaaagagattgtaaataaaatagtacataatcatataaaaaataataataataatgaaaaaaaaatgattcataaatatttatatactaATTTTCAAAATGATCATATACCAACAAATTGTTATGACCAAAAcataaaacatataaataaaaataataataataatcagAGTGTAACACAAAAACAGAACTATCAAAATAATCATCTAAACAAACAGATACaaacaaaagaaaacataaataaatttatgaATACCAAAAGAGTAACACTAAATCATAATTTAGCAAATAAAAGAGCATTTTTTAATGCTAccgaaaaaaaaatatatattaatgatgATGTAACCGAGGATTTCTTAGCTCATGTTGATGACTATGCAAGTACTATAATAGTTGAGGgtaaagaaaaaaaatttaaatttgATCAGTTCTCTAGAGATGCAGATGATATATCGAATTTTTTTAGTTTATCATAA
- a CDS encoding exported protein (PHISTc), with amino-acid sequence MEYLKKTLFVSEKNKLWMKKERQYKKNRSRNYIRYRSLTISLLIFVYLIFELRYDNSGENTYNSNDSIVKNRNKRILSESFSDFHEYDNDGLTVEESDDSSIDILEDFSISPDTVNNYDDDSIDENVDLMSFIEITEVLSDGQKTPPESNVDYVVTEVDDIIDEEEDKKLKEEYERILWKRRGISASHQYHILTSSSNEITLKNLINEKALDHIELLHNETDSDSYNVLTEEDIQNVNSSYNNEKYNNNHHNNKGSTSANLVNTYELPNGEFPNNSYGLNDADIVNMNLLFNRSGYSSLENIEEKVEKINEDCNNSSNSNSECVEISCQESLNELSHTSNTTIDTLEYDNPSIFEINEQDEEEFERMLHNLKNNGTLGNTCTVWNKFCSNENKKFYKMQMNLWHFCEILAFEYNVPQSTLAKEWKKIVTYTNEELIQKNLTDFSDFNNLVFDKIYDTLDFINFIIHKRESWKQFIESEESIWKNTLERNFENYIR; translated from the exons ATggaatatttaaaaaagacTTTATTTGTTTCAGAGAAAAATAAGTTATGGATGAAAAAAGAGCGTCAGTATAAAAAGAACCGTTCGAGGAATTATATAAGATATAGATCTCTAACTATATCTTTACTCATTTTTGTTTACTTGATATTTGAG ttGAGATATGATAATTCTGGTGAGAATACTTATAATAGTAATGATTCAATTGTGAAGAATAGAAATAAGAGAATTTTATCCGAATCTTTTTCTGATTTTCATGAATACGATAATGATGGCTTAACTGTAGAAGAGTCTGATGATTCTTCTATTGACATTTTAGAAGACTTTAGCATAAGTCCTGATACAgtaaataattatgatgatgataGTATAGATGAAAATGTTGATTTAATGTCTTTTATAGAAATAACAGAAGTATTAAGTGATGGTCAAAAGACACCACCCGAAAGTAATGTTGATTATGTTGTAACTGAAGTTGATGATATTATtgatgaagaagaagatAAGAAACTTAAGGAAGAATATGAAAGAATATTATGGAAAAGACGTGGAATTTCAGCAAGTCATcaatatcatatattaacaAGTAGTTCTAATGAGATTACTTTAAAAAATCTAATAAACGAAAAAGCATTAGATCATATTGAATTATTACATAATGAAACAGATTCTGATTCATATAATGTATTAACAGAAGAAGATATACAAAATGTTAATtcttcatataataatgaaaaatataataataatcatcataataataaaggaTCAACAAGTGCGAACCTTGTTAATACATATGAATTACCTAATGGAGAATTTCCTAATAATTCTTATGGATTAAATGATGCTGATATAGTAAATATGAacttattatttaatagAAGTGGGTATAGTTCACTTGAGAATATAGAAGAAAAGgtagaaaaaataaatgaagatTGTAATAATTCTTCTAATTCAAATTCAGAATGTGTAGAAATATCATGTCAAGAATcattaaatgaattatCACATACGTCTAATACTACTATAGATACATTAGAATATGATAATCCAAGTATATTTGAAATAAATGAACAAGATGAAGAAGAATTTGAAAGGATGTTacataatttaaaaaataatggAACACTTGGAAACACATGTACAGTATGGAATAAATTTTGTTCTAATGAAAATAagaaattttataaaatgcAAATGAACTTATGGCATTTTTGTGAAATATTAGCATTTGAATATAATGTACCTCAAAGTACTTTAGCAAAAGAATGGAAAAAGATTGTTACTTATACAAATGAAGAAttaattcaaaaaaatttaaCTGACTTTTCGgattttaataatttagtatttgataaaatatatgatacactggattttataaatttcaTAATTCATAAAAGAGAATCATGGAAACAATTTATAGAAAGTGAAGAAAGTATATGGAAAAACACACTAGAACGAAATtttgaaaattatataagaTGA